A genomic stretch from Diachasmimorpha longicaudata isolate KC_UGA_2023 chromosome 2, iyDiaLong2, whole genome shotgun sequence includes:
- the LOC135172990 gene encoding mucin-2-like translates to MSGQTLRAFSFQKVAATIPEESPEIVDIADTPSGSPAAQESGPPPEDPPNTPTMEDGGTSKAEQALIAALWPSGMPPELADFTFPELEQEIQGISPPRSPYYPDTEPVSRPGTPEPDAPVVPATREGMATTSPISYDPEGPVLETEGKTTPANNPGKPDKGIRIRSIQPVVVLERLPLNTTPPHIEDYWEPLQPWLPDIRRLEKKKRGFLQALQTCSLQPLRYIPRLRYVVPPLPPPGETLKRGRRSSTSSSSSSSSSSSSSSSSTSSSSSSPSSGPPDHGITSPVTSCPEPARDQKREAHNPMEMEESVPGTSHIHNTDVLLIDLQEEERSFLSSTSLGQEIHPAPPPCIEPPEVEVIPPPRYPDLPTAETSTTLADITPVKTSPPPVGHTPDPNPSASGPATKHPPTAAPGESTIPAGGPTSKSLPVNPETGPQNTKGDRDNTTGTQIHRSRKKRIWCFDCRRHGHRPADCPNPTGEKYCGKCPYRVTPTRPCPTHKTEWAATVTSRNVRDTPTRDGTTPRSAATPLRVNHGARSSSTPLKNTTPGRENPSPGIDHPPTHRGRMSGGRGYYTHQPQSPPYWATSSGFSPYDTQLEDYPSYQSPWDHYSPRGDPYHPESDRETQELSRRTASTPSLPSTSSARRPGTVTLEAETAAAIAELLTGRRSSAGYSPSHPPGPSRAWGSSSGKLCDNSPGGSTIIRLMDQ, encoded by the exons ATGTCTGGACAAACTCTCCGTGCCTTCTCATTTCAGAAAGTGGCTGCTACCATACCAGAGGAATCACCCGAAATAGTGGACATCGCGGACACCCCATCAGGCTCCCCTGCCGCCCAGGAGTCCGGACCTCCACCCGAGGACCCCCCAAATACACCAACCATGGAAGACGGTGGAACGTCAAAGGCTGAGCAAGCTCTCATTGCCGCCTTATGGCCCTCCGGCATGCCGCCGGAACTAGCTGATTTTACATTCCCGGAATTGGAGCAAGAAATCCAGGGTATCTCTCCCCCAAGGAGCCCATATTACCCTGACACCGAGCCCGTCTCCCGACCCGGCACCCCGGAGCCCGACGCACCAGTTGTCCCCGCGACTCGTGAGGGGATGGCCACGACTAGCCCCATCAGCTACGACCCCGAGGGCCCTGTCCTCGAGACGGAAGGAAAAACCACTCCCGCCAATAACCCGGGGAAACCAGACAAAGGGATTAGGATTCGTAGCATCCAGCCAGTGGTGGTCCTGGAGAGGCTACCCCTCAATACGACGCCTCCTCACATCGAGGACTATTGGGAGCCCCTTCAGCCCTGGTTGCCAGACATAAGGAGGTTGGAGAAGAAGAAGCGAGGATTTCTCCAAGCCCTCCAAACGTGTAGCCTGCAACCCCTCCGATACATCCCCAGGCTGAGGTACGTCGTACCCCCATTACCACCTCCCGGGGAGACCCTGAAGAGAGGACGTCGCTCATCCACCAGCTCCTCGTCCTCCTCGTCATCATCGTCAtcctcctcatcctcctcAACATCCTCGTCCTCCTCATCCCCTTCATCGGGACCCCCCGACCATGGAATCACCAGCCCAGTCACGAGCTGCCCCGAACCTGCTAGGGATCAGAAACGGGAGGCACACAACCCCATGGAGATGGAAGAATCGGTGCCCGGGACTTCTCACATCCACAACACGGACGTCCTGCTGATTGATCTGCAGGAGGAGGAACGATCCTTCCTATCCAGCACCAGTCTGGGTCAAGAGATCCATCCCGCACCACCCCCGTGCATCGAACCTCCGGAGGTAGAGGTTATACCCCCTCCGAGATATCCGGACCTCCCTACGGCCGAAACCTCCACGACTCTAGCGGACATTACCCCCGTCAAAACCTCTCCCCCTCCAGTGGGCCATACCCCTGACCCAAATCCCTCCGCCTCCGGGCCGGCCACCAAACATCCCCCAACCGCAGCACCCGGGGAATCCACCATCCCAGCTGGAGGACCAACCTCCAAGTCACTTCCAGTCAACCCAGAGACTGGCCCCCAGAACACCAAAGGGGACCGAGACAACACCACCGGTACCCAAATCCACCGTTCCAGAAAGAAACGAATTTGGTGTTTCGACTGCCGTCGTCATGGACACCGACCTGCCGACTGTCCAAATCCCACGGGGGAAAAGTACTGTGGGAAATGTCCCTACCGAGTTACACCAACGCGACCCTGCCCCACGCACAAAACGGAATGGGCTGCCACGGTGACCAGCCGCAACGTCCGGGACACTCCCACAAGAGACGGGACTACTCCGCGATCAGCGGCCACCCCCCTAAGGGTGAACCACGGGGCTCGAAGCTCCTCGACCCCCTTAAAGAATACCACCCCCGGAAGGGAAAACCCCTCTCCAGGCATCGACCATCCACCCACTCATCGGGGACGCATGTCGGGTGGTCGAGGGTACTATACGCACCAGCCCCAATCACCACCCTACTGGGCCACATCCTCCGGATTCTCCCCATACGATACGCAGCTCGAGGATTATCCAAGCTACCAGAGTCCTTGGGACCATTATAGTCCCCGAGGCGACCCATATCATCCAGAGTCTGATAGAGAGACCCAAGAACTCTCTAGAAGAACGGCATCGACACCCTCACTACCATCGACATCATCCGCAAGGAGACCAGGGACGGTCACCCTGGAAGCGGAGACAGCAGCGGCCATTGCGGAGCTCCTCACCGGCCGACGATCGTCTGCTGGGTACAGTCCCAGCCACCCACCTGGCCCCTCCAGAGCTTGGGGATCCAG TAGCGGAAAACTTTGTGATAACAGCCCAGGCGGCTCAACCATTATAAGACTGATGGACCAATAA
- the LOC135172991 gene encoding uncharacterized protein LOC135172991 codes for MRLQREAGTEDIVFCSAHFAHDSPTPPPTKELRDLVSHCRTKRLPLIIGCDANAQNVVWGSEWCSDRGTALLEFMADVDLEILNRGSRSTFVTSRCQCIVDITMCTRRLAGRCMDWRVHREDTLPDHRRIRFRIEGCASLQQDSLRRNPRATDWDSFERNLEKRLRVGRVRPCSEDRLKDEVERIHVALTESFEMACPAKPCRQGNKVPWWSRELDRLRSQSRRLWN; via the coding sequence ATGAGGCTTCAGAGGGAGGCAGGGACGGAGGACATTGTGTTCTGTTCGGCCCACTTTGCGCATGACTCaccgacaccaccacctactAAGGAactgcgtgatctggtgaGCCACTGCAGAACTAAAAGGctgccactcatcataggaTGCGACGCAAAtgcgcagaacgtggtgtggggcagtGAGTGGTGCAgtgacaggggcactgctcttttggaatttatggcagatGTGGACCTGGAGATCCTTAACAGGGGCTCTAGATCTACATTTGTCACCTCGCGCTGTCAATGCATCGTTGACataaccatgtgcacccgccgaCTGGCGGGACGTTGTATGGACTGGAGAGTGCaccgggaggacacactcCCCGACCATCGACGCATTAGATTTCGCATTGAGGGCTGTGCCAGTCTACAGCAGGATTCCTtgcgcagaaacccaagggccaccgactgggactcctttGAGAGAAACCTGGAAAAAAGGCTCAGGGTAGGACGCGTAAGGCCCTGCAGCGAGGACAGGTTGAAGGACGAGGTGGAGAGAATCCACGTCGCCCTGACCGAGTCCTTCGAGATGGCATGCCCGGCTAAACCATGCAGGCAAGGGAAcaaagtgccttggtggagtCGAGAActggacaggctgagaagccagtccaggagaCTCTGGAACTGA
- the LOC135172992 gene encoding uncharacterized protein LOC135172992 → MADDREYEPTQPIEINVGINPVPPIVVNPPETQAPTTQEHEDWATAVETFPSVNISNIKTRKSEIATMPSTSSTPTQLSTGTANQLEFLQDRILEFNAIDEELRELRASDTTLEELNGHEEYLKDAWIEFAERSQALIANLPPDHSWMTGKAFLRTGELKRQTLKRIWKLKGEISTKEKLSAGRTTTSQLKRIDLPTFQGKFSQWKEFSDLFQNLVGRKPDMSPAEKLVRLKEALKGPPAELISSFTATDINYEKAWDKLQRHYENPRLIAGHLFNRVLNLRPMAKGDAKAMITNAHIARETVDHLISTAGIPKEDLGDQFVFHLLKRSMEADTRTTWEQRLGTSTNFIPLQELVNFLESTARGMTPDDQHEPTVHQRPKEKIQRGKSPPRARVYHAAEATVQRKEPQHIKPADCCGYCNAKHFIGKCPSFLSLSAQRKLEHLSTTRLCYNCFGTHLVTRCKCTKSCMKCQHRHHTLLHMDPTDRERPPTSTINSGPEQQSTREESGRPTSTQSTRSNEDSTDSTANKRIYAPLSQVKESTQRKSVNAEDAKFSHKSTDQRLVLLATAKARAFSKSGFYTIARILIDQGSELSFISESLVHQLQLQRRHSTIELIGIGGKHACSTRGIVAITLQSTKQPFQQVEINAHILQKLTSRLPTFSCSSASIGSLQQLQLADENYSTPGPINIIIGADNYGKIIGNGIKKSNDDQLVGQLTTFGWILSGPLCNTTSSTRTSLSAARGSSNEQLTELLQRFWVQEEPPISTNPTNELTPDELECEEHFQRTHQRDTSGRYIVRLPLRTSTAALGESRNKALRQLQSVKRRLNANPDYSKLYYDFINEYEALDHMRRIQQISEPATNYYLPHHGVLREDSLTTKLRVVFNGSNKTSTGISLNDILHAGGKLQVDAMDVLTWLRRHRLVFGTDIVKMFRQINVHPDDWNLQRILWIDENQQLVTYQLTTVTYGQKCSPWLSLRVLQQLVNDEGQRFPAAVLPLTKGRYVDDIYGGADSEGEFKEMIIQLQQICQAGGFPLQKWTSNRPEILQQLNLSTGPAGTVQFEEAVIKTLGLCWHPATDLFQYKSRTFNSTSFTKRVLLSEIAQIFDPLGFIAPVIVRGKILIQELWLLKLAWDDQLPLDYVRRWKEFREELTQLNQLSIPRWLNLSPTTTSVQIHGFADASTAAMGAVVYLRVQRDNETPTISLVCAKTRVAPLKKLTIPRLELTAALLLTKIVSWAQRTLEINGETYLWSDSSVALAWINSHPSRWKEFVHNRVTKIQEELPTAVWRHVGGIYNPADCASRGISPSQLNEHHLWWKGPDWLAKPPSAWPQHTTSAPTEVSLEERPATAHPVAAEARQHPLTEFLNRYSTLSKVLQVTATMNRAIQRLRRQPTPDSSVLTTIELNEARTFWVKVTQHQYFESVFQNLNRDIQLPRQHPLAKLTPRIDDQGILRLGGRLKNSLLDPDETHPIILPRQSRLTTLIINEAHQKTLHGGVQLTMAHIRQRYWIVGGRKSVHAAILRCAVCTRFRATRAQQLMGQLPTARATPSRPFLHTGVDYAGPLPILKWRPTNAQPSTVHIAVFVCFTTSAVHLELVNRQTTDAFIAAYKRFTGRRGIPAIMYSDNATTFEGAANELNRLYNQESPDNQQIRAALASNGTQWKFIPPNAPHFGGKWEAAVKSTKYHLRRVLGTTTLTYEELNTILIQIEACLNSRPIVPMRDDPDDLQALTPGHFLIGEPLQLLPEPSQLNTNINKLTRWNLVTQKIQQFWSRWSRECLQRYHSIYKWNQQQRNIKVGDMVLMINDDLPPARWPLARVIAVRPGADGLVRVAELLTATPEVPTNPDGSPSTQNIRVQRHQYTRPIAKLCLLPTDPTPADQQDDN, encoded by the exons ATGGCAGATGATAGAGAGTACGAGCCAACCCAACCCATTGAAATCAACGTCGGGATCAACCCCGTACCTCCGATCGTCGTTAACCCTCCAGAGACGCAAGCTCCAACCACACAGGAGCATGAAGACTGGGCAACTGCAGTGGAAACTTTTCCTTCAGTCAACATCTCAAATATTAAAACGAGGAAGTCTGAAATTGCAACGATGCCATCAACTTCAAGTACACCAACGCAGCTCTCAACAGGTACCGCCAATCAACTAGAGTTTTTGCAAGACAGAATACTAGAATTCAACGCAATTGATGAGGAACTGAGGGAATTAAGAGCCTCAGATACAACGCTGGAGGAACTCAACGGCCATGAGGAATATTTAAAGGACGCCTGGATCGAATTTGCTGAGCGATCGCAGGCATTGATTGCTAATCTACCCCCAGATCACAGCTGGATGACGGGAAAAGCATTTCTCAGAACAGGAGAATTGAAACGTCAGACGCTAAAGAGGATCTGGAAACTTAAAGGGGAGATATCAACGAAGGAGAAATTATCCGCGGGTAGAACAACGACCAGTCAACTGAAAAGAATCGATCTCCCAACATTTCAAGGTAAATTTTCCCAGTGGAAAGAGTTTTCTGATCTGTTCCAGAATCTGGTTGGGAGAAAACCAGACATGTCGCCTGCAGAAAAGCTGGTGAGGCTGAAGGAGGCTCTTAAGGGACCCCCAGCTGAGCTAATCTCGTCCTTCACTGCTACGGACATCAACTACGAGAAGGCATGGGACAAACTTCAACGGCATTATGAAAATCCACGTCTCATCGCCGGACACCTCTTCAACAGGGTGCTCAACTTGCGGCCAATGGCTAAGGGAGACGCCAAGGCCATGATAACCAACGCACACATTGCTCGTGAGACAGTGGACCACCTTATCAGCACCGCCGGGATTCCCAAAGAGGATTTGGGCGATCAATTCGTTTTTCACTTGCTCAAACGATCAATGGAGGCTGATACTCGCACCACGTGGGAACAGAGGCTGGGAACATCAACGAATTTCATACCTCTGCAGGAGTTAGTCAACTTCCTGGAGTCAACAGCAAGAGGCATGACTCCAGATGATCAACACGAACCAACGGTTCATCAACGACcaaaagagaaaattcaacGTGGAAAATCACCACCTCGAGCACGCGTTTATCATGCCGCCGAAGCAACAGTTCAACGAAAGGAACCTCAGCATATTAAGCCTGCTGATTGCTGTGGGTACTGTAACGCCAAGCACTTCATTGGAAAGTGTCCATCATTTCTCAGCCTCTCAGCGCAGAGAAAACTAGAGCATCTGTCAACAACACGACTATGCTACAACTGCTTCGGTACACACCTGGTGACGAGATGCAAGTGCACTAAATCTTGCATGAAATGTCAACACAGGCACCACACGCTGTTGCACATGGACccaacagacagagagagaccacCGACATCGACAATCAACAGCGGTCCAGAGCAACAATCAACGAGGGAGGAATCAG GTCGTCCAACATCAACTCAGTCAACTAGATCCAACGAGGATTCAACAGATTCAACGGCTAACAAGAGGATTTACGCCCCCCTGAGTCAAGTCAAAGAATCGACTCAACGGAAGTCGGTCAACGCAGAGGACGCTAAGTTCTCCCACAAATCAACGGATCAGCGACTAGTGCTCTTGGCTACGGCTAAAGCCAGGGCATTCTCCAAAAGCGGATTCTACACGATCGCCAGAATCCTCATCGACCAAGGCTCAgagctttcatttatttcggaAAGCCTGGTTCATCAGCTTCAACTACAACGACGACATTCAACGATTGAACTCATCGGAATTGGTGGAAAACACGCATGTTCAACGAGAGGGATTGTGGCAATCACGCTCCAATCAACGAAACAGCCATTTCAACAAGTTGAGATCAACGCCCACATCCTGCAAAAGCTAACCTCACGGTTACCAACGTTCTCATGCTCATCTGCATCAATCGGATCACTGCAGCAGCTTCAACTGGCAGATGAGAACTATTCAACACCTGGACCTATCAACATAATTATCGGAGCTGACAACTACGGGAAAATCATCGGCAACgggattaaaaaatccaacgatGATCAATTAGTTGGCCAACTAACAACATTCGGATGGATCTTATCCGGTCCATTATGCAACACAACGTCTTCAACGAGGACCTCCTTATCCGCGGCAAGGGGATCTTCCAACGAACAATTAACGGAGCTTCTACAAAGATTCTGGGTCCAGGAAGAACCACCAATCTCAACAAATCCAACCAACGAGCTCACACCAGACGAATTAGAGTGTGAAGAACACTTTCAACGCACTCATCAACGAGACACGTCTGGGCGCTACATTGTGCGATTGCCACTTCGCACATCAACAGCAGCGCTCGGAGAATCGAGGAATAAAGCGCTTCGTCAGCTCCAGTCGGTGAAACGAAGACTAAACGCTAATCCTGACTACAGCAAACTCTACTATGACTTTATCAACGAATACGAAGCACTTGATCACATGCGACGTATACAACAAATATCAGAACCAGCAACAAACTACTACCTGCCACATCATGGGGTTCTGAGGGAAGATTCACTAACTACGAAGCTTCGAGTAGTCTTCAACGGCTCCAACAAGACATCAACGGGTATCTCACTCAACGACATCCTCCACGCGGGCGGAAAGCTTCAAGTGGATGCAATGGATGTACTAACATGGTTGAGACGACATCGACTCGTCTTCGGCACCGACATCGTTAAGATGTTTCGACAAATCAACGTACACCCTGACGATTGGAATCTTCAACGCATTCTTTGGATAGACGAAAATCAACAACTTGTGACATACCAACTAACAACGGTCACATATGGACAGAAATGCTCTCCATGGCTCTCTTTGAGAGTTCTTCAACAACTCGTCAACGATGAAGGTCAACGATTCCCTGCAGCAGTGCTACCGCTAACTAAAGGTCGTTATGTCGACGACATTTACGGTGGAGCGGACTCTGAGGGAGAATTCaaagaaatgataattcaacTTCAACAGATCTGCCAGGCGGGCGGATTTCCACTTCAAAAGTGGACCAGTAATCGCCCAGAGATACTCCAACAGCTCAACTTGTCAACGGGACCGGCAGGTACAGTGCAATTCGAGGAAGCAGTCATCAAAACGCTCGGATTGTGCTGGCATCCAGCAAcagatttatttcaatataaatcTAGAACATTCAACTCAACGAGCTTCACCAAGAGGGTACTGCTATCGGAAATAGCTCAAATTTTCGATCCTCTTGGATTCATCGCACCAGTCATTGTTCGAGGAAAAATACTCATCCAAGAACTATGGCTGCTTAAACTCGCTTGGGATGATCAACTTCCACTCGACTATGTTCGAAGGTGGAAAGAGTTCAGGGAGGAACTCACGCAACTAAATCAACTGTCCATCCCAAGATGGCTAAATCTATCTCCAACGACTACCAGCGTACAAATACATGGATTTGCCGACGCATCAACAGCTGCCATGGGAGCAGTCGTTTATCTACGAGTTCAACGAGACAACGAAACACCAACAATCAGCTTGGTGTGTGCAAAAACAAGAGTTGCACCACTGAAAAAGCTGACGATTCCACGCCTGGAGCTAACCGCGGCCCTTCTGCTAACAAAAATTGTCAGCTGGGCACAACGCACATTGGAAATCAACGGAGAGACATACCTttggtctgattcttctgtAGCTTTGGCATGGATCAACAGCCATCCATCGAGATGGAAGGAATTCGTTCACAATAGAGTAACGAAAATCCAGGAAGAGTTACCAACAGCCGTATGGAGACATGTTGGTGGGATTTACAACCCTGCTGACTGTGCTTCACGTGGCATTTCACCGAGTCAACTCAACGAACATCACCTTTGGTGGAAAGGGCCTGACTGGCTAGCAAAACCGCCGTCAGCCTGGCCACAACATACAACCAGTGCTCCAACGGAAGTCTCTCTTGAAGAGAGACCAGCAACAGCTCACCCAGTAGCTGCTGAAGCTAGGCAGCATCCACTGACAGAGTTCCTCAACAGATATTCTACCTTATCAAAAGTATTACAAGTCACCGCAACGATGAATCGAGCCATCCAACGACTTCGACGACAACCAACGCCCGATTCATCAGTATTAACAACGATAGAACTCAACGAAGCGAGGACATTCTGGGTTAAGGTAACACAACACCAATACTTTGAATCTGTGTTTCAGAACTTGAACAGAGATATTCAACTACCTCGCCAACATCCACTGGCCAAGCTCACCCCGAGAATTGATGATCAAGGAATTCTCAGGCTTGGTGGACGACTAAAGAACTCATTGCTTGATCCAGACGAGACTCATCCAATTATCTTACCACGACAATCTCGCCTGACAACGCTCATCATCAACGAAGCTCACCAGAAAACACTCCACGGAGGAGTTCAACTCACCATGGCTCACATCAGACAACGATACTGGATCGTTGGTGGCAGAAAGTCAGTGCACGCAGCAATTCTGCGCTGTGCTGTCTGCACCAGATTCAGGGCAACAAGAGCCCAACAGTTAATGGGTCAACTTCCAACAGCCAGAGCAACGCCTTCAAGACCATTCCTGCATACTGGAGTGGACTATGCAGGGCCACTTCCAATCCTGAAGTGGAGACCAACGAACGCGCAACCATCAACGGTTCATATAGCGGTTTTTGTGTGTTTCACAACCTCAGCTGTTCACCTTGAACTGGTCAACAGACAAACAACGGATGCATTTATCGCAGCATACAAAAGATTTACTGGAAGGCGAGGCATTCCAGCTATCATGTATAGTGACAATGCAACGACATTCGAAGGAGCAGCCAACGAACTCAACAGACTATACAACCAAGAATCTCCAGATAACCAACAAATTAGAGCTGCTCTTGCTTCCAACGGAACCCAGTGGAAATTCATCCCACCAAATGCTCCTCACTTCGGAGGCAAGTGGGAGGCCGCTGTAAAGTCAACGAAGTATCATCTACGACGAGTATTAGGAACAACAACGTTAACATACGAAGAGCTCAACACGATCCTGATACAAATCGAGGCCTGTCTCAACTCAAGGCCTATTGTTCCGATGAGAGATGACCCAGATGACCTTCAGGCTCTTACACCAGGGCATTTCCTCATCGGAGAACCTCTTCAACTACTCCCGGAGCCATCTCAActcaacacaaatatcaacaaacTCACACGATGGAATCTGGTGACCCAGAAAATACAACAATTCTGGTCGAGATGGTCCAGGGAGTGTCTTCAACGTTACCACTCCATCTACAAGTGGAATCAACAGCAACGCAACATCAAGGTGGGAGATATGGTCCTGATGATCAATGATGATCTCCCTCCAGCACGTTGGCCACTGGCGCGAGTCATTGCGGTAAGGCCAGGGGCTGATGGCCTAGTGAGAGTCGCAGAACTGCTCACAGCAACACCAGAAGTCCCAACGAATCCAGATGGATCACCATCAACACAGAACATTCGGGTTCAACGACATCAATACACCAGACCGATAGCAAAACTTTGCTTGCTACCAACGGACCCAACACCAGCAGACCAACAAGATGACAACTAG